A genomic window from Flavobacterium johnsoniae includes:
- the guaA gene encoding glutamine-hydrolyzing GMP synthase — MQHNVLILDFGSQYTQLIARRVRELNIFCEIFPYNHIPSDLSSYKAVILGGSPFSVRGEDAPHPDLSQIRGKMPLLAVCYGAQYLAHFSGGEVAASNTREYGRANLSYIKEGETFFEGVSENSQVWMSHSDSIKALPTNAVKLASTHDVEYAAYKIEGETTYAIQYHPEVYHSTDGKKMLENFLVKIAEVPQNFTPNAFVDEMVAELKEKLGNDKVVLGLSGGVDSTVAAVLLNKAIGQNLYCIFVNNGLLRKNEFQNVLDQYKGMGLNVKGVDAGDRFLGELAGISDPETKRKTIGRVFIEVFDDESHLLEDVKWLAQGTIYPDVIESVSVKGPSATIKSHHNVGGLPDYMKLKIVEPLRMLFKDEVRRVGATLGIDPELLGRHPFPGPGLSIRILGDITPEKVQILQDVDSVFIEGLKSWGLYDKVWQAGAILLPVNSVGVMGDERTYEKVVALRAVESTDGMTADWVHLPYDFLMKVSNDIINKVKGVNRVVYDISSKPPATIEWE, encoded by the coding sequence ATGCAACACAACGTACTTATTTTAGATTTCGGATCGCAATATACTCAGCTTATTGCGCGTAGAGTTCGCGAATTAAATATATTCTGCGAAATTTTCCCTTACAATCACATTCCAAGTGATTTATCAAGTTATAAAGCCGTAATTTTAGGAGGAAGCCCTTTCTCTGTTAGAGGAGAAGATGCTCCACATCCTGATTTATCGCAAATTAGAGGTAAAATGCCTTTGCTAGCCGTTTGTTACGGAGCTCAATATTTGGCTCATTTCAGCGGTGGAGAAGTGGCAGCTTCAAATACCAGAGAATACGGAAGAGCAAACTTGTCTTATATTAAAGAAGGCGAAACTTTCTTTGAGGGAGTTTCAGAAAACAGCCAAGTTTGGATGAGCCATAGCGATAGTATCAAAGCGCTTCCAACAAATGCTGTAAAATTAGCAAGCACGCATGATGTAGAATATGCAGCTTACAAAATTGAAGGCGAAACTACTTATGCAATTCAATACCATCCAGAAGTTTACCATTCAACAGATGGAAAAAAAATGCTGGAAAACTTCTTAGTAAAAATTGCTGAAGTTCCTCAAAACTTTACTCCAAATGCTTTCGTTGATGAAATGGTAGCAGAATTGAAAGAAAAACTAGGAAATGATAAAGTAGTTCTAGGTTTATCTGGTGGAGTAGATTCTACTGTCGCAGCAGTTTTATTAAACAAAGCAATCGGACAAAATTTATATTGCATCTTCGTAAATAACGGTTTACTTCGTAAAAACGAATTCCAAAATGTATTAGATCAATACAAAGGAATGGGATTAAATGTAAAAGGTGTAGATGCTGGAGATCGTTTCCTTGGCGAATTAGCTGGAATTAGTGATCCAGAAACAAAACGTAAAACGATCGGTCGTGTATTTATCGAAGTTTTTGATGATGAATCACACTTATTAGAAGACGTAAAATGGTTGGCGCAAGGAACAATTTATCCTGACGTTATCGAATCTGTTTCGGTAAAAGGACCATCGGCAACTATTAAATCGCACCACAACGTTGGTGGATTGCCAGATTATATGAAATTAAAAATTGTAGAACCACTTAGAATGTTGTTTAAAGACGAAGTTCGTAGAGTTGGTGCTACATTAGGAATCGATCCTGAATTGTTAGGAAGACACCCTTTCCCTGGACCAGGATTATCAATTAGAATTTTAGGAGATATTACTCCAGAGAAAGTGCAAATTTTACAAGATGTAGATTCTGTATTTATCGAAGGATTAAAATCTTGGGGATTATACGATAAAGTTTGGCAGGCTGGAGCAATCTTGCTTCCTGTAAATAGTGTTGGTGTTATGGGCGATGAGCGTACTTACGAAAAAGTAGTTGCGCTTAGAGCTGTAGAATCAACAGATGGTATGACTGCTGACTGGGTTCATTTACCTTACGATTTCTTGATGAAAGTGTCAAACGACATCATCAATAAAGTAAAAGGTGTGAATCGTGTAGTTTACGATATTAGTTCAAAACCACCTGCAACAATTGAGTGGGAATAG
- a CDS encoding LysM peptidoglycan-binding domain-containing protein, whose protein sequence is MRELLTISLVFILSFNKIIAQDSIIEHKIQKGETTYFIAQKYKVSIEEIYKLNPESQNGIKDNQIIKIPVYSEKTNSKQQIHVVAPKETLFGLSKQYHVSVEAIQIANQEILTNGLQVGQELVIPQNSDYPSKQENVISSKTTHQVLAKESLFSIARQYNVSVQDLENLNKEILINGLQIGQTISIPNKRKTLDGRVRVINQETIFHVVEPKETKFSIAKKYGISIDQIESQNPEIVSGLIIGNKLAINTKEIKPSSESEELMLALAEKQVVVEKTKAKTVEIEDLKDRLIVQKEMNQKIIKINDLKVNLNDMNGSKENSVEKLRLVLEANKNVQDILMAKLDSLVNSMNNDLKELKRMDILNVEESKRLEKQSSEGINKTNELSSQLKKELAENRKVYAGLMNKVEKIAVEENQEYKKKIRESEKNSNTTSLQQRLSLEEIKRYKIEQEQGDAKNQLLIAKIDSLDTQKKIEVKRHISKASYYSMEARKFDDKLALVKLKKYQNEAIKKLQKNNGEENSKTISLEEMKQELKDNPLRTDKKVKVEVYDNLREVSNGYYLVLGIFTDAVERDKFIMKLIDSGEFNASFFFNINSLSYYVYADKFENMEEVLYKCKKKEEDELYKDIMIAKVEIDLR, encoded by the coding sequence ATGAGAGAACTTTTAACAATTTCTCTTGTCTTTATTTTGTCTTTTAACAAAATAATTGCGCAAGATTCAATTATTGAGCACAAGATTCAAAAAGGAGAAACTACTTATTTTATTGCCCAAAAGTATAAGGTTTCTATCGAAGAGATTTACAAACTCAACCCCGAATCGCAAAACGGAATCAAGGACAATCAAATTATAAAGATTCCTGTTTATTCAGAAAAAACAAATTCAAAACAACAGATTCATGTTGTTGCTCCAAAAGAAACGCTGTTTGGTTTGTCTAAACAATATCATGTTTCGGTTGAGGCCATTCAAATTGCCAATCAAGAAATTCTTACTAACGGACTTCAAGTCGGTCAAGAATTAGTAATTCCTCAAAATTCAGATTATCCGTCAAAACAGGAAAATGTTATTTCCTCAAAAACTACTCATCAGGTTTTGGCGAAAGAATCGTTGTTTAGTATTGCGAGACAATATAATGTTTCGGTGCAGGATTTAGAAAATCTAAATAAAGAAATTTTGATTAATGGTTTGCAAATTGGACAAACGATTTCAATTCCAAACAAAAGAAAAACGTTGGATGGAAGAGTTCGTGTTATTAATCAGGAAACCATTTTTCACGTTGTAGAACCAAAAGAAACCAAATTTTCTATTGCTAAGAAATACGGAATTTCTATTGATCAAATAGAATCGCAAAATCCAGAAATTGTAAGCGGATTAATTATTGGCAATAAATTGGCTATCAATACAAAAGAGATAAAACCGTCAAGCGAAAGCGAAGAATTAATGTTGGCTCTTGCCGAAAAACAAGTTGTAGTGGAGAAAACAAAAGCCAAAACAGTTGAAATTGAAGATTTAAAAGATCGTCTTATTGTTCAGAAAGAAATGAATCAGAAAATTATAAAAATTAATGATCTGAAAGTAAATCTGAATGACATGAATGGTTCTAAAGAAAACTCAGTCGAAAAATTGCGTTTGGTTTTAGAAGCAAATAAAAACGTTCAGGATATTTTAATGGCAAAATTAGATTCGCTTGTCAATTCTATGAATAATGATTTGAAAGAACTGAAGCGAATGGATATTTTGAATGTTGAAGAATCGAAAAGATTAGAAAAACAATCTTCGGAAGGAATTAATAAAACCAACGAATTGTCTTCTCAATTAAAGAAAGAATTAGCGGAAAACAGAAAAGTTTATGCCGGATTGATGAATAAAGTAGAAAAAATTGCAGTCGAAGAAAATCAGGAATATAAGAAGAAAATCCGCGAAAGCGAGAAAAATAGCAACACTACATCTTTACAGCAACGTTTATCTTTAGAAGAAATTAAACGTTATAAAATAGAGCAGGAGCAAGGTGATGCCAAAAATCAGCTTTTGATTGCTAAAATTGATTCATTAGATACTCAGAAAAAAATTGAAGTAAAAAGGCACATCAGCAAAGCTTCTTATTATAGTATGGAAGCCAGAAAGTTTGATGATAAATTGGCTTTGGTTAAACTGAAAAAATATCAGAATGAAGCCATTAAAAAGCTGCAAAAAAATAACGGTGAAGAAAATTCGAAAACAATTTCTTTAGAAGAAATGAAACAAGAATTGAAAGACAATCCGTTACGAACTGATAAAAAAGTAAAAGTTGAAGTTTATGATAATCTTAGAGAAGTTTCGAATGGGTATTACTTAGTTTTGGGTATATTTACAGACGCAGTTGAGCGAGATAAGTTTATTATGAAACTCATTGATTCTGGCGAATTTAACGCTAGTTTCTTTTTTAATATTAACAGTCTTTCGTACTATGTTTACGCAGATAAGTTCGAAAACATGGAAGAAGTACTTTATAAATGCAAGAAAAAAGAAGAAGATGAGTTATATAAAGATATTATGATTGCTAAAGTAGAAATCGATTTGAGGTAG
- a CDS encoding PBP1 and LysM peptidoglycan-binding domain-containing protein codes for MKYYLTLLSLVFFMTSNAFSQEKVVKYKVSSGETINQIAQKFKVTPYDIYQLNPDARTGITPNSVLLIPTKNGEAKKEEAAKPKTVVSSGKEVIHEVQPKETFYSIEKKYGVSDEALKAANPFLEKTGVQIGQKLVIPAKGSAPKTVAKPAKEKGAEKYLYHDVQPKETKFGIAKQYNMTVEELEKRNPDIVANLPVGYRLTIKGTAPKTESAPTETAKAVESKKPVETSKKAVSYMEYQVKPKETFYSLGRVFHLSQDELIALNPSLSEGVKEGMVLKVPAGYVAPAPIIAAQVPAEKTADSSNSKSVETTGGGIKIVDKVKSTDNSNAEIVELSKKRGANERKKVVLLLPFNVSKIQSDTTGTGNRIKNDKFLNMTLDFYAGAMMAIDSAKTLKLPIDVAIYDSQETKTTSNISSLVSKLQDADAVVGPFYQNNAEATANILRMYNVPVISPLSKDIANPIENLYQSIPANDVIKNAVFDYMRSKNGNIVAVVDKKKESVINYIKQNQRGVAFASLTETGGLDAANLKSLLIPNRMNYVVMETGNTAMIKATIKAMLDSQKTCQVQLVILEPNSTLDTDEISFDNLVKLKLMYPSVTRESDEQSVLIYEKQYRLKNKANPTTYATRGFDVTFDTMMRLVQGKTFQETADMMTTQQVDNKFQYYRKEDGGHANKGVYILYYDSDLTLKVAN; via the coding sequence ATGAAATATTATTTAACATTGTTGTCTCTTGTATTTTTTATGACTTCGAATGCATTTTCGCAAGAAAAAGTAGTGAAGTATAAAGTATCGAGCGGCGAAACTATTAATCAGATTGCGCAGAAATTTAAGGTGACTCCTTATGATATCTATCAGCTAAATCCAGATGCTAGAACGGGTATAACTCCGAATTCTGTGTTGTTGATTCCGACTAAAAATGGGGAAGCAAAAAAAGAAGAAGCTGCAAAACCTAAAACAGTTGTATCTTCTGGTAAAGAAGTAATTCATGAAGTACAGCCAAAAGAAACGTTTTATAGTATTGAAAAAAAATACGGAGTTTCAGATGAAGCTTTAAAAGCGGCAAATCCATTTTTGGAAAAAACTGGTGTTCAAATCGGACAGAAATTAGTTATTCCTGCTAAAGGATCAGCTCCAAAAACTGTTGCAAAACCTGCAAAAGAAAAAGGTGCAGAAAAATATCTGTATCACGATGTACAGCCAAAAGAAACAAAATTTGGTATTGCAAAACAATACAATATGACTGTTGAAGAGTTGGAAAAACGTAATCCCGACATTGTTGCAAATTTGCCAGTTGGTTACAGATTAACAATTAAAGGAACGGCTCCAAAAACAGAATCAGCACCAACAGAAACAGCAAAAGCTGTAGAAAGTAAAAAACCTGTTGAAACTTCTAAAAAAGCAGTTTCTTATATGGAATATCAAGTAAAACCAAAAGAAACTTTTTATAGTTTAGGAAGAGTTTTTCATTTATCACAAGATGAATTAATAGCCTTAAATCCGTCACTTTCTGAAGGTGTAAAAGAAGGAATGGTTTTGAAAGTTCCTGCGGGATATGTAGCTCCAGCTCCAATTATTGCTGCACAAGTTCCAGCTGAAAAAACAGCAGATTCTTCTAATAGTAAATCTGTTGAAACTACTGGCGGCGGAATTAAGATTGTAGATAAAGTAAAATCGACCGATAATAGTAATGCTGAAATCGTAGAATTAAGCAAAAAAAGAGGCGCAAACGAACGTAAAAAAGTAGTGTTATTGCTACCGTTTAATGTGTCTAAAATTCAAAGTGATACAACGGGAACGGGCAACAGAATTAAAAATGATAAGTTCTTAAACATGACTTTAGATTTTTATGCTGGTGCCATGATGGCAATCGATTCTGCAAAAACATTAAAATTGCCAATTGATGTTGCAATTTATGATTCGCAAGAAACAAAAACGACATCCAATATTTCTAGTTTGGTTTCTAAACTTCAAGATGCAGATGCTGTAGTTGGACCATTCTATCAAAATAATGCTGAGGCGACTGCAAATATACTTCGAATGTATAATGTTCCAGTTATTTCGCCTTTATCAAAAGATATCGCTAATCCGATTGAGAATTTATATCAGTCTATTCCAGCAAATGATGTAATAAAAAATGCGGTTTTTGATTACATGCGTTCTAAAAACGGAAATATTGTTGCTGTAGTTGATAAGAAAAAAGAATCGGTTATTAATTACATTAAACAAAATCAAAGAGGAGTTGCTTTTGCATCTTTGACAGAAACTGGTGGTTTGGATGCTGCTAATTTGAAAAGCTTATTAATTCCAAATCGAATGAATTATGTGGTTATGGAAACTGGAAATACAGCCATGATCAAAGCAACTATAAAAGCAATGTTGGATTCTCAAAAAACGTGTCAAGTACAGCTTGTAATTTTAGAGCCAAACAGCACATTAGATACAGACGAAATCAGTTTTGATAATTTGGTGAAATTGAAATTAATGTATCCGTCTGTAACGCGCGAAAGTGACGAACAATCGGTTTTGATTTATGAAAAACAATACCGTCTTAAAAACAAAGCAAATCCAACAACTTACGCAACAAGAGGATTTGATGTGACGTTTGATACTATGATGCGTTTGGTGCAAGGAAAAACGTTTCAAGAAACGGCAGATATGATGACTACGCAACAAGTAGACAATAAATTTCAATATTACAGAAAAGAAGATGGCGGACACGCTAACAAAGGTGTTTACATCTTATATTACGATAGTGACTTAACTTTAAAAGTAGCAAATTAA
- a CDS encoding OsmC family protein: MTSKVTYLGDLRTSSIHVQSGSEIISDAPLDNNGKGEAFSPTDTVANALASCMMTIMGIKARDLEVDFVGSTAEVTKIMNAEPRRIGAIEIVFEMKSNADEKSRIILERAAMTCPVFLSLSSEIEKKISFNWN; the protein is encoded by the coding sequence ATGACATCAAAAGTAACCTATTTAGGAGATTTAAGAACAAGTTCAATTCACGTGCAATCAGGAAGCGAAATCATTTCGGATGCACCATTAGATAATAACGGAAAAGGAGAGGCGTTTTCTCCAACAGATACAGTGGCAAATGCTTTGGCAAGCTGTATGATGACGATTATGGGAATTAAAGCTCGTGATCTAGAAGTAGATTTTGTGGGTTCTACCGCAGAAGTAACAAAAATTATGAATGCTGAACCAAGAAGAATTGGAGCAATCGAAATTGTTTTTGAAATGAAAAGCAATGCTGATGAAAAAAGCAGAATCATTTTAGAACGCGCAGCAATGACTTGTCCTGTTTTTTTGAGTTTAAGCAGTGAAATTGAAAAGAAAATTAGTTTCAACTGGAATTAA
- a CDS encoding Gfo/Idh/MocA family protein, with translation MLWGTFASAQMIKTKTPARAKGQTDVLRLAAPAIPTVRVAFIGLGMRGPGAVERMTHIPGVEIVALCDMTQENTTKSNEILTKAGFPKAQEFYGDENAWRKVTALPNVDLVYVATDWLHHASIGVQAMKDGKHVAIEVPGALTMKEIWELIDTSEKTRKHCMQLENCVYDFFELTTLNMAQQGVFGEILHAEGSYIHGLQPFWGEYWNNWRMDYNIKHRGDVYATHGMGPACQALNIHRGDKMNFLVSMDTKAVGNPAYIKEKSGKEIKDFRNGDHTMTMIRTENGKTIQIQHDVTSPRPYSRMYQLSGTKGFANKYPLEGYALDGKELSDDVKPNHEKLSAHSFVPADVKKALMEKYKHPIAKGIEEQAKKVGGHGGMDFIMDYRLIYCLQKGLPLDMDVYDLAEWSCLGPLTEISLDNNSAPVEIPDFTRGGWNKLKKLEFSE, from the coding sequence ATGTTGTGGGGAACTTTTGCATCGGCTCAAATGATAAAAACAAAAACTCCAGCAAGAGCTAAAGGTCAAACCGATGTTTTGCGTTTGGCTGCACCAGCAATTCCAACTGTTCGTGTTGCTTTTATCGGACTTGGAATGCGTGGCCCGGGAGCTGTAGAGCGTATGACACATATTCCAGGCGTAGAAATTGTGGCGTTATGCGATATGACTCAAGAAAACACTACAAAATCAAATGAAATTTTAACGAAAGCTGGTTTTCCAAAGGCACAAGAATTTTACGGGGATGAAAATGCTTGGAGAAAAGTAACTGCTTTACCAAACGTAGATTTAGTATATGTTGCAACTGACTGGCTTCATCACGCTTCAATTGGAGTTCAAGCTATGAAAGATGGAAAACACGTTGCAATTGAAGTTCCTGGAGCTTTAACTATGAAAGAAATCTGGGAACTTATTGATACTTCTGAAAAAACTCGTAAACATTGCATGCAATTAGAAAACTGCGTTTACGATTTCTTCGAATTGACGACTTTAAATATGGCGCAACAAGGCGTTTTTGGAGAAATTCTTCACGCTGAAGGCTCTTATATTCATGGTTTACAGCCTTTTTGGGGAGAATATTGGAACAACTGGAGAATGGATTACAACATCAAACACCGTGGAGATGTTTACGCTACACACGGAATGGGACCAGCTTGTCAGGCTTTAAACATTCACCGTGGAGACAAAATGAATTTCTTGGTTTCTATGGATACAAAAGCAGTTGGAAATCCTGCTTATATTAAAGAAAAATCTGGAAAAGAAATTAAAGATTTTAGAAACGGAGATCATACAATGACAATGATTCGTACTGAAAACGGAAAAACAATCCAAATTCAACACGACGTAACTTCTCCTCGTCCGTATAGCAGAATGTACCAATTGAGCGGCACAAAAGGTTTTGCTAACAAATATCCGTTAGAAGGTTATGCTTTAGACGGGAAAGAATTAAGCGATGATGTAAAACCAAATCACGAAAAATTAAGCGCACACTCTTTTGTTCCGGCAGATGTTAAAAAAGCATTGATGGAAAAATACAAACACCCAATCGCAAAAGGAATTGAAGAACAAGCTAAAAAAGTTGGCGGTCACGGAGGAATGGACTTCATTATGGATTACAGATTAATTTACTGCTTACAAAAGGGACTTCCTTTAGACATGGATGTTTATGATTTAGCGGAATGGTCTTGCCTTGGTCCATTAACTGAAATTTCATTAGACAATAATTCTGCTCCTGTTGAAATTCCAGATTTTACTCGCGGCGGATGGAATAAATTGAAAAAATTAGAGTTTTCAGAATAA
- a CDS encoding DUF3472 domain-containing protein: MKNLLNLILAFSLVSFSCANHNEIETENNVLENPKTEISLPLAGNAYSSKHLEESNITDNGIENWTDSKESFTVYFRIFKPGTFQISVEESVEVYGKSELEFSINNEVKKVIFNSSKKAVLIGNWKINQEGYVALKIKGISKNSDRFPSINRLKISSADYDGKISYVPNNEGNFYHWGRRGPSVHLNYPVPENINAEWFYNEITVPENEDKIGSYFMANGFGEGYFGIQVNSATERRVLFSVWSPFNTDDPNNIPESHKIKMLKKGENVHTGEFGNEGSGGQSYLKYNWKAGTTYKFLLRGFPNGNNSTTYTAYFFAPELNKWLLIASFNRPETNTYLKRFHSFLENFIPEQGDFSRKVLFNNQWICDEKGNWTEINTARFTNDNTGAKEYRMDFAGGTENNSFYLKNGGFFNNYTTPKTNFTRPLNNKKPEIDFSALP; this comes from the coding sequence ATGAAAAATTTATTAAACCTGATTTTAGCTTTTTCACTTGTATCATTTTCTTGTGCAAATCACAACGAAATTGAAACAGAAAATAATGTTCTTGAAAACCCAAAAACGGAGATTTCTTTGCCTTTGGCAGGAAATGCATACAGCTCTAAACATTTAGAAGAAAGCAACATTACAGATAATGGAATCGAAAATTGGACAGATTCAAAAGAGTCTTTCACAGTTTATTTCAGAATTTTTAAACCGGGAACTTTTCAAATTTCTGTTGAAGAATCTGTTGAAGTTTACGGAAAATCTGAACTTGAATTTTCGATTAATAATGAAGTAAAAAAAGTAATTTTCAATTCTTCAAAAAAAGCGGTTTTAATCGGAAACTGGAAAATCAATCAAGAAGGATATGTTGCACTGAAAATAAAAGGAATTAGTAAAAACAGTGATCGTTTTCCGTCTATTAATAGATTAAAAATTTCCAGCGCAGATTATGATGGAAAAATCTCTTATGTTCCTAACAACGAAGGTAATTTTTATCATTGGGGACGTCGCGGTCCATCTGTTCACTTAAACTATCCTGTTCCAGAAAACATAAATGCTGAATGGTTTTACAACGAAATAACGGTTCCAGAAAACGAAGATAAAATTGGTTCTTATTTTATGGCAAATGGTTTTGGTGAAGGCTATTTCGGAATTCAAGTAAACTCAGCAACAGAAAGAAGAGTTTTATTCTCAGTTTGGAGTCCTTTTAATACCGATGACCCAAACAATATTCCAGAATCGCATAAAATCAAAATGCTTAAAAAAGGCGAAAATGTTCATACCGGAGAATTTGGAAATGAAGGTTCAGGCGGACAAAGTTATTTAAAGTACAATTGGAAAGCCGGCACAACTTACAAGTTCTTGTTAAGAGGTTTTCCAAACGGAAATAATTCTACAACATATACAGCATATTTTTTCGCTCCAGAATTAAACAAATGGTTATTGATCGCTAGTTTCAATCGTCCAGAAACGAATACTTATTTAAAAAGATTTCACTCTTTCTTAGAAAATTTTATTCCAGAACAAGGTGATTTTTCTCGAAAAGTGCTTTTCAACAATCAATGGATTTGTGATGAAAAAGGAAATTGGACAGAAATCAATACAGCCAGATTTACAAATGACAATACAGGCGCAAAAGAATATAGAATGGATTTTGCAGGCGGAACAGAAAACAATTCTTTCTATTTAAAAAATGGAGGTTTTTTTAATAATTATACAACGCCAAAAACTAACTTTACAAGACCACTCAACAATAAAAAACCTGAAATAGATTTTAGTGCTTTACCTTAA
- a CDS encoding RagB/SusD family nutrient uptake outer membrane protein, producing MKKIFLLFTAISFLSSCELDREPFNSYTQDKIQEDKEASIEVLLNGCYAQLKGWSDVMHRVGEYPGDNIMIRGTSTDAFYSFISYQHVTNNGRLSVFWNNSYKIISQSSDLIKIIKEGESDAVDQQLGEAYYLRGMIYFYLGKTYGRPYAQSPETNLGVPIVNGLPADLNNLTLPDRSSVKDTYAQAINDLKKAEALMNADKTAAYATKEAAQAMLSRIYLYMSGTYDSPNQEFATQSIEYSNKVIASGRYSLLSRASFMKYNTYAPDAPEQTETIFAVKQVASEFSGYDHYYGIGGMYANIQGQGWGEMYASAEYLDLLRKAGGKNDARWAFIDPQYATDAAGNKTEAFRFIYDVFNAGGTQTGYNYMQQPLKRNADGSFYITIGTTNYNLTTVNAAENQYSIVYEGKTYTGEKDYMMLLNRVYPMYYITKCSLQDNDSHLHSPIISRLAEMYLNLAEAYAKKGDYGNALINLNKVRERAIVGGAYTSLNSTNAVQRIDEERQLELAFEAHRGYDVYRNGQTMTRRYPGPHLPMNDVPATSLRVVQYIPQSEINAYPGTLTQNP from the coding sequence ATGAAAAAGATATTTCTATTATTTACAGCAATTAGTTTCCTGTCTTCATGTGAGTTAGACAGAGAACCATTTAATTCCTATACGCAAGATAAAATTCAGGAAGATAAAGAAGCTTCTATCGAAGTTTTACTAAACGGATGTTATGCTCAGCTTAAAGGCTGGTCTGACGTTATGCACAGAGTTGGCGAATATCCAGGCGACAACATTATGATTAGAGGAACTTCTACTGATGCTTTTTATTCTTTTATTTCTTATCAGCATGTTACCAATAATGGACGTTTGTCTGTTTTTTGGAATAACAGTTATAAAATAATTTCGCAATCAAGTGATTTAATTAAAATTATAAAAGAAGGAGAAAGTGACGCAGTTGATCAGCAATTAGGTGAAGCGTATTATTTAAGAGGTATGATTTACTTTTATTTAGGAAAAACATACGGAAGACCTTATGCACAATCTCCTGAAACTAATTTAGGTGTTCCAATTGTAAATGGTCTTCCAGCAGATTTAAACAATTTGACTTTACCAGATCGTTCCTCTGTAAAAGATACTTATGCACAAGCAATTAATGATTTGAAAAAAGCAGAAGCTTTAATGAATGCCGATAAAACTGCTGCTTATGCAACAAAAGAAGCGGCTCAAGCAATGCTTTCTAGAATTTATTTATATATGAGCGGCACTTATGATTCTCCAAATCAAGAATTTGCAACGCAGTCTATCGAATATTCGAATAAAGTAATCGCAAGCGGACGTTACAGTTTATTGAGCCGTGCAAGCTTCATGAAATACAATACTTATGCTCCTGACGCGCCAGAGCAAACGGAAACTATTTTTGCTGTAAAACAAGTTGCTTCTGAGTTTTCTGGCTACGATCACTATTACGGAATTGGTGGTATGTACGCCAACATTCAAGGTCAAGGTTGGGGAGAAATGTATGCAAGTGCTGAATATTTAGATTTGCTTAGAAAAGCTGGTGGAAAAAATGATGCACGTTGGGCTTTCATCGATCCGCAATACGCCACAGATGCTGCTGGAAACAAAACTGAAGCTTTCCGTTTTATCTACGATGTTTTTAATGCTGGAGGAACTCAAACGGGATACAACTACATGCAGCAACCTCTTAAACGTAATGCTGATGGTTCATTTTATATTACTATCGGAACTACAAACTATAATTTAACAACTGTAAATGCTGCCGAAAATCAGTATTCAATTGTATATGAAGGAAAAACTTACACTGGCGAAAAAGATTATATGATGCTTTTAAACCGTGTATATCCAATGTATTACATTACAAAATGCTCGCTTCAGGATAATGATTCTCACCTGCACTCTCCAATTATTTCGCGATTGGCAGAAATGTATCTAAATCTTGCTGAAGCTTATGCTAAAAAAGGAGATTATGGCAATGCTTTAATCAATTTGAATAAAGTTCGTGAAAGAGCTATTGTTGGTGGCGCTTATACTTCTTTAAATAGCACAAACGCTGTACAAAGAATTGATGAAGAACGTCAATTAGAACTTGCTTTTGAAGCGCATCGCGGTTACGATGTTTACAGAAACGGACAAACCATGACACGTCGTTATCCTGGCCCTCATTTGCCAATGAATGATGTTCCTGCAACAAGTTTACGAGTGGTACAATACATTCCGCAATCAGAAATTAATGCTTATCCGGGTACGTTAACCCAAAACCCATAA